In Chlorobiota bacterium, the sequence CAACAGCATGATTGACCGTGGGCTTGCCGGCTGCGAGTTTATGGTTGTCAACACCGATGTGCAGGCGTTGCAGAACAGCCTGTCGCCCATTCGCGTCCAGGTTGGGCGCCAACTTACACGCGGGTTGGGGGCGGGGGCAACCCCAACCGTGGGACGCGATGCCGTCCTGGAAAACCGCGATGAAATCCACCAAGCATTGCATGGGGCCGACATGGTGTTTGTCACCTGCGGCATGGGCGGGGGGACCGGAACCGGCGGCGCGCCAGTGGTGGCGGAAATCGCCAAAGCTGCCGGCGCGTTGGTGGTGGGCGTTGTCACACGCCCATTCGACTGGGAGGGGAAAAGGCGGAAGGACCAGGCCGAGCTTGGAATCAAGGAACTGAAGCAGCACGTTGACACGCTGATTGTGGTTCCAAACCAAAAACTTCTTTCCATCATTGACAAGCGCGTTGGATTCCGCGACGCGTTCCGCTTGGTGGATGATGTTCTGTACAACGCCACGCGCGGCATTGCCGAGATCATCACCGGCCACGGCGTGGTGAACGTTGACTTTGCCGACGTGCGCACCGTGATGAAGGACATGGGGGAAGCATTGATGGGAACCGGAATCGCCAACGGCGAATACCGCGCAACCGAGGCCGCCCAGAACGCCATCTCGTCGCCACTGCTGGAAGGCATTTCAATCTCCGGCGCCGAAGGGGTGCTGATTAACATCGCCGCCAGCAGCAACATGACCATGATGGAAGTTGACGAAGCCGTCAAAGTGGTGTACGATGCCGTTGGTTCCGATGCCAACATCATCTTCGGTGTGGTGCTGAACGATGACCTGGCCGACCAAATGATGGTGACGGTGATTGCCACCGGGTTCAACAAAGCCAAGGAGAACAAGGTCCAGCAGCCCGCCGAAGCCAGCTGGCAGAACAACGGATTCCGCCCGCAACAAGTGGCCCAGCAACAGGCGGCCCAGCCAATGGTCCACCAGACGCAGCAGCCGATTCAACAGCCCCCCCAGCCCAGCATCCGCACGGCGTACCCGTTCCCACACGAAGGAAGCCGCGTGCCGATTGGGCAAGAGGAGCTTGAGCAATACAACGAGCCGGCAGTGATGCGCCGGGGATCGGTTGGCATCCACCGTGGTGGGTTCGACATCCGCCGCCAGGATGCCGAGGCAAACGCAAACCCAGAGCAACAAGAACAGCAGGAGCAGCAGCACGAACGCCGCCGCCAAGCTGTTGAAAAACCAGCGTTCCTACGGAGGATCATGGATTAAGCGCGACTGATACATTGTTGGTTGAGGACAACGCCCGTTGCCGCCCGGTTCCCGCCGGACGCAACGGGCGTTGATATCAGGGCCATCGCCAACAATTCACTGGTAGAACCTCCACCGCTTCCCTTGCCCCTTTTCCCTGCTCCGTCCGCCACGTAGCATCTTTTACCATTATTCGGCACCGATTATTCATCGGCGTGTGCCAATTTGGTTTCCGGCCTGCGCTGCCCCTTGCTCAATTGCTTCGGCAACTCCATTTTACCGGCCAATACTTCCGATTGATGCTGATGAGACTTTCCACAACCCGTTCGGCGGCCCTGCCGATGCTGTTCCTTCTTGGCTCCCTGTGGCTAACGTCATGTGGCGGTGACGACGGTCCCACCGCCCCGCCGCCAGTGGTGATCCCTGGTGCTTCCGAGCCGATCATCTACTCAAAACATATCCAACCGATTTGGGAAAACAGTTGCGCCGGAAGCGGATGCCACATGAACGGCGACCGCGGCGGCGGGCTTGCTCTGGAGACGTGGGACGACTTGGTTGCTGGGGCTAAGTTTGGCGGCGTGGTGGTCCCGTTCTCTCCGCGAAAAAGCTACCTGCTTCACAACATCAACACCGACACCGCGTTGGCCCCGGTGGCAATCACCCGAATGCCCCTAAGCCGCGACCCAATCCCAATGGAGCAAGTGTTGGTGGTGAAACGTTGGATTGAAGAAGGCGCGAAAAACGATCAAGGGGAAATCCCCTACGGCGGGCCCAACCGCAAACGGATGTTCATTGGCGCACAAAGCGAGGACAAGGTGACGGTGGTGGATCTGGAGAAAATGACGGTGGCACGCTACATCAGCGTTGGCACCTTGCCCGACGCAACCACCCCCCCGGAAAGCCCCCACAACGTCCTCCTCTCGCCCGATGGCCGCTCCCTGTTTGTGAACCTGATTGTTCGCGGACGCATCGAGAAATATGATGCCAGCACCTTCGAGAAATTGGGGGAGACCGGTGTGGGGAACCAGCCCGCGCAGATCATCACCACTCGCGACGGCACAACGCTCTACGTCTCCAACTTCAGCTACACCGGTGCCCCTACCTACATTGTTCGTGTGGATGCGGCAACGATGCGCGTCACCGACACCATCTACGATGTTGGATATGCCCCCCACAGCCTTGTTCTTAGCAGTGATGAACGATTCCTTTACTCCATTAACCCTGGCGGGGAAGATGTCACCGAGGTGGATTTATCAACAAAGGGGGTGGTGCGGCGGTTCCCCATTTCGCCGGGGCTTCCGGTGAATCCAATTGGTGGGGTGAAGTACGAGCCGTACCACGGCGTTCTGTCGGCTGATGGAAAGAACCTGCTGGTGACCTGCCGCCAAAGCAGCGAGGTGCGGATTATTGACCTTGCCACCGGAACCGTTACCGACAGCATCCCCGTTGGCCGGTCCCCGCTGATCTGCGGCCTGGCCCCGAATGGGCGCGATTTGTGGGTGCCAAATTCTGGCGCAAGCAGTGTCTCCATTATTGACCTTGCCTCGCGCACGGTAATCGCCACCGTCCCGGGCTTGCTCACCCAGCCCCACGCCGTGGCCTTCAGTGCCGACGGCAAGAAGGCGTTTGTAAGTTGCGAGAACCGGAGCGGAGGATCATCCTCCCACCATCCGGTTGCGGGCGAGGAGAAAGCGCCGGGGATTCTGTACGTGATAGATACCTCAACGCTCAACATCCTGAAGCAGTTCGACATCGGCTCGTTCGCCACGGGGATTGCCGTGCAGCAATAACGCTTGCCTGCGGCATTATCGTCACGACTTTTTTTACGTTGCTTCCATGATTGAATATCTGAGCGGAACGCTGTTGGAAAAAACGCCGACCAAAGCGGTAATCGTTGCTGGCGGCGTTGGCTATGGCGCGTTGATCTCGCTGGTCACGTTCGAGCGGCTTCCCGCCGTTGGCCAGAACGCATCGCTGTATACCTACCTTGCCGTCCGCGAGGACGCGCTG encodes:
- the ftsZ gene encoding cell division protein FtsZ, with product MIELDRTTEEHYGAKLRIIGVGGGGGNAVNSMIDRGLAGCEFMVVNTDVQALQNSLSPIRVQVGRQLTRGLGAGATPTVGRDAVLENRDEIHQALHGADMVFVTCGMGGGTGTGGAPVVAEIAKAAGALVVGVVTRPFDWEGKRRKDQAELGIKELKQHVDTLIVVPNQKLLSIIDKRVGFRDAFRLVDDVLYNATRGIAEIITGHGVVNVDFADVRTVMKDMGEALMGTGIANGEYRATEAAQNAISSPLLEGISISGAEGVLINIAASSNMTMMEVDEAVKVVYDAVGSDANIIFGVVLNDDLADQMMVTVIATGFNKAKENKVQQPAEASWQNNGFRPQQVAQQQAAQPMVHQTQQPIQQPPQPSIRTAYPFPHEGSRVPIGQEELEQYNEPAVMRRGSVGIHRGGFDIRRQDAEANANPEQQEQQEQQHERRRQAVEKPAFLRRIMD